A window of the Lactuca sativa cultivar Salinas chromosome 7, Lsat_Salinas_v11, whole genome shotgun sequence genome harbors these coding sequences:
- the LOC111883818 gene encoding uncharacterized protein LOC111883818, with protein sequence MPPHRNPRCGGAVGAAPPPPPPPPPPQCDPVMFQAAVTAAVAATMSQISTNNMGGVSNGPTNSNNGDSQGRSRECTYKDFTNAKPKTFNRSGGVIALLQWFEKTKSVFEICACPEANKVKFAACTFSERALTWWNGHIKTLTLPVANSITWEDLKTMLMKEYCPRGEIKKLEEELWGLKMTGFDILSYSLRFSDLAILCPGMVPHGTVTTTSEQAKGGNNKRKFWNKKKGQTTEDPAKKQQVVAVNAATSTANPTPIRQYAGNLPKCNKCNFHHNGACREMHCTNYNKKGHTARFCKAPVQ encoded by the exons ATGCCACCTCATAGAAATCCTAGATGTGGCGGCGCCGTAGGAGctgcaccaccgccaccaccacctccaccaccccctcaGTGCGACCCGGTAATGTTCCAGGCTGCCGTAACAGCCGCAGTAGCAGCCACAATGTCCCAAATCAGCACTAATAATATGGGTGGTGTGAGTAATGGTCCCACAAATTCTAACAACGGGGACAGTCAGGGACGCTCGAGAGAGTGTACCTACAAAGACTTTACAAATGCCAAACCTAAAACCTTCAATAGGAGTGGAGGTGTCATAGCATtgctgcaatggttcgagaaaacaaaatctgtctttgaaatatgtgcatGCCCTGAAgcaaacaaggtcaagtttgcagcatgCACATTCTCTGAAAGGgcactcacctggtggaatggccacatcaAGACATTGACACTTCCGGTGGCTAACTCGATAACATGGGAAGACCTGAAAACCATGTTGATGaaggagtactgcccaaggggcgagataaAAAAGTTGGAAGAGGAACTTTGGGGTCTCAAAATGACAGGCTTCGACATCCTGTCTTATAGCTTAAGGTTTAGTGATCTAGCCATACTGTGTCCAGGAATGGTTCC TCATGGCACTGTGACAACCACCTCCGAACAAGCTAAAGGGGGAAACAACAaaaggaagttctggaacaagaaGAAGGGTCAAACTACTGAAGACCctgccaagaaacaacaagtggttGCTGTAAACGCCGCCACAAGTACTGCCAACCCAACTCCGATAAGGCAATATGCTGGGAacctgccaaagtgcaacaaatgcaactttcaccacaaTGGCGCTTGCCGTGAAATGCATTGCACCAACTATAACAAAAAGGGGCACACCGCTCGATTTTGTAAAGCTCCAGTCCAATAA